CTTTCGATCCAGATCCCCTCGTGGCCGTCCTTGAAGAACTTCAGCAGCACCTGCTGCTGCGCGGGGATCTGGTTGAGCGCCAGCGTCAGGCGCGGCACACCACTACCGGGCGGGGGTGGCGGCAGTTCCTCGCCCACGATGCCCATCAGCAGGCCGATGCCCTCGGTGTAGCCCGGCGCGGCCTTGATGGCGCGCACATAGCGGAAGATCCGCGCCAGCGCCCCCGGCAGCACCGCCGTGAGTCCGGCCGGCGGGGTGGGCGCGGTGAACTCGGGGAGCGTGAAGGGCGTCGTGCCGGTGCCGTACTTCAGCACCTCCACCTGTCCCGTCGAGCCGGGGCCAAACTCGCGCACCGAGTTGAGCCACGCGCCGAGGCCGTAGCCCAGATGTTTGGAGTCGTTGACGCTGGCGGTGACGTCCGCCAGCACCAGGCCGATGGACACGCCGTGCAGGACGAGCTGCTCGGCGTAGGTGAAGTGCCAGTTGGGCTGTTCGGCCACTTTTCTCGGGTAGTATGGTTTGCGTTGCATGTGTTTGGTTCGTTGCGTTGTTTCTGTGAGCGTGATCAGCACCGGCGGTGGGGCCGATGGGGACCACAAAATCCCGGAATTCCAGGTGACGCCGCTGCTCCACAGCGCCATCACCCGGCCCTCCAGGAAAAAAGGGATGCGCAGAAGCGAGCGCAAAAAGTCATGGAGGCGGGGATTCGCTCCGCGGCTTCGCAGCGGTCCCCGCTGTTGGTGGGGGACAGAGTCCCCCGCTCCTTGGCATGGCGACTTTTTGCGCCTGCGTCTGTGCAGACATTCCGGAGCCACTCAGGCCCCTCCTGCCTTTCGCGGATCTTAGGTGAAAAGGCCTGCTTTGGGAGGCTTCCGGGCGAGTCTGCCGTCCGCACGGATGATTCTGTCGTCCGCACGGGCGAGTCTGTCGTCCGCACGGGTGATTCTGTCGTCCGCACGGATGATTCTGTCGTTCGCACGGGCGAGTCTGTCGTCCGCACGGATGAGCCAGCAAGTTGATGGGACGAGCCAGCATCCAGTCCAGCCGATCCAGCCTCCAGACGGGCCAGGGCCGTGAGGCGCTTGAGGTGGTTGGGCCTGCGTTTCATCGCCGCTTATTCCAGCACCGCCGCGCCTTTTTGGCGAAGAAACAACTGGCCACCTTGGCGGCTTTTTTAGGAAGCTCCTTCAGGCGGGTTCCTGTCCTGCGGTTTTCGCGCCGCCCACGCCATCGCCTCCTCCGCCAGCCGCTCGGCCACGGCCATCAGCTCCACCAGCTTGATGCGCATGCCCAGGCAGAGCTGTTCCAGCGTCACCATCCAGCCGCCGCGTTTCCGGCCTGCCTCCAGGCGTTTCACGGCGGAGTCGCACACATGGGCCGCCAGGGCCAGTTGCTTCTGCGTCATCCGCCGCACGCCCCGCCAGAAGATGATGGCCTGGCCGATGAAGTCGGTGGCGCGGTAGCGGCCGTCAGGATGGGTTATATCAGGTGTTTTCATGGGTTGAGTCAGTAAAAAAACAAGATTCAAAGGGGGCCAACTGGCCCCCTGCTCGAAAATAAGCCCAAAAAAAGCCCGCCAAACAAGCTTGAATGTGTAAGTAAATTTCAATATTCAAGGCCCTCTCCTCCTTTCCCGGCCACGCTCCCCCATGCCACTCCACCACTCCACCTGCCGCCTCTGGCTCGTGCGGGACACCCGGCGCGGGGAGAAAGCCCACGACCAGCAGCGGCCCGGCGGTTTGTGAACAGAGCTTGGAACAGAAGATAACGGACCCGTTCTCCGTTCCATTCTCCCGGATAACTTGGCTGGTAAAAAATTGCCGGTAAAAAATGGGAACCGCTGTTTTCCGATCTTTTACCACCCATCTTTTACCAGAGAAAGTTACTCTCTGTTCCACCATCAAGCCGCCTAGAGTTCAGGTGCTCCGTAGCAAGATTGCGAAGGGGGAAGACTGCGAAGGATGAAGGCAACGGAGACTAGAATCGAGCATCCAGCCTCAAGAATCGAGCTGCCAGCATCCGGCATTCCTTGCCATCGGATTCATTCCCCGCTTGGATAAGCAAAATACCCGCATGGCCTCTTGCCCAGCCCGCCCGGCTCCAGCCTCGATGTCGCTTATGCACGCCCGGTGACTGACTGCGAAGTGCATGACGGTCGGACAGAAG
The window above is part of the Prosthecobacter sp. genome. Proteins encoded here:
- a CDS encoding helix-turn-helix domain-containing protein, which encodes MKTPDITHPDGRYRATDFIGQAIIFWRGVRRMTQKQLALAAHVCDSAVKRLEAGRKRGGWMVTLEQLCLGMRIKLVELMAVAERLAEEAMAWAARKPQDRNPPEGAS